DNA sequence from the Vicia villosa cultivar HV-30 ecotype Madison, WI linkage group LG3, Vvil1.0, whole genome shotgun sequence genome:
TATTTCATAAACCAAATCTGGATACTTCAGAGACATATATCTCTTTATTGTAGCGAGCATTCATAATGTATTTGGGTGCAAAAGACATAGCTTGAGTTTTTTTGTATGAGAATGATCTGGAATTGGTTTGAGAGATGTTTAATAGAGCTGAATAATATCTTCATGAGTCATTCCAAACGGCGCTAGCTACTAAAAATGAACATCAAGACCAATTCAACTCCTTTTACTCATGCATGCAAAAGTTGACACATGAATTATGCATAGCCAGCTAGGGGTACTTACGAACAGGCCCGACCCTGTGACTGTGCAACATGTGCCAAAGCACAAGGCCTCACACTTTTTAAGGCCTCTACAAATTGTTAACTAACAGTAATACTATGATCTACTCTACTATTATAAACAAATTTATTACTAGCTGTTGCTATCCGAAAACGTGCCACTACATAGTTGCATGTTAAAAGCTTGGTTTACACTTTACACTATTATAATAAAACTTTATTTCCAATGTTTACCAATAGACTATGTGGGgcttaataatttatattaacaTAGCTCACATTTGTGGTAGTTTGGGTTtgggtaaaaataaataaactttgttatgttctttcatttatttatcattttactTAATATGaatagaaaaatgaaaatgaaaatttaatataacacaaaatttaatttaattttggataACATATGAAAATAAGACATtgtaaaatataagttaaataaaTTTCCTAGAGTTGAGATAAAGATAGGAATGAAAAACAAAGGTCACATAGAATAAGAGATACACAAAACACATGGAACGAATTTCAATGAATATGTTctcttttttcatatatttttaaattcaagcATAATTAAAAAACATGTGTAAACAATTTGTCTCTTCTATAAACACAAcattctttttgtatttttacaTGCACATGTATAAAATGAAGCTTATCATACTCTTTAAcaaaattatgaaattaaaaaaaatatgacgAATGGAGAAAAAAACTTTAAGTTCAATCTATAAAAATAATATGTattatgattttaaaaaatatacttcTATTTATTATTAGTTCAATTTTAAAATTCATACGGGGCTTCCGAATTGTTTGAGCCGGCTCTGCCTacgaataaaaacaacaaaaaattcaaTCCAATTAGCTCTTGCATTTCCTCTTTAAAAGAAGCGTCAATTAACTTGGCTTGGTGTAGATCACATGCCTGCAAAACCTACAAAGATTGACCAAGCTGCAaagatactttttaaaatataatatttaaaatataaaaaaagttgCATGTATATTAGACGCCAAATGAATTGATACCTCCTCCTATAACTTGTACAATTGAATTGACTTGCCCTATAAGAGACATCAATTCAATTGGTTTCGCTTCTAAATTATTTAGTGCTTCCGGCAATTAGATTGACTCCGCCTCTGTTTGGTTGGAGGTAAATGGAGGGAAGAGGAGGGGAGAATTTTTAATAGtttatgtgtttggttcaaattttaaaaGAGGGATGAGAGGTAGATGGAGGGGACCAAATTCCCTCCTGAGCCACTTTTTGTTTCCCCCGATTCGGGGagattcggaggggaggggaggtgctCCATACTAGTTATAATTATATCTACATATTTAcccttattataattataattattattttttattttattttttatatttttatgttactttttaattattgtaatatttttgtttcaaatatttttgttagattttattattcGATAATTTTTGTTAAACTATATATTATAACTGTTacgtttttataaatttttttcatcaaagaatttgtatttaaattataaatggtAAATATCGTGAatcttattataaaattataagattaaaaatataaatttgtaaataaaattcctcccctcctctccccatcatattttgaaccaaacatacatatATGTAATTAAAATTCATCCCCTTCTTTCCCCTCATCTCCCCTCCCCTTAATAAAAATTTCTCCCATTCCTTCCCCTAGATTGAACCAAACGGAtcctaaattgaaaaaaaaatggttgattattttaaaataaaatactactacATAAAATAATGGttatttaagtaattttttttagaaaactattattttgaagaaaaaattatcaaaggaattaaataaataaaaaaacacactTCTTGAAGAAAGATGTTATAATAACATGCTATTTACtcaatgattaatatatggtgcatgggttttctttttctccttttcaTCTGGATTATTGACATTGAGTGGCATTCAAGTCTTCGTTTTCAAATTGCAATCCCCTGCCACGTGTTTACGCCGCGTTTCGAAACTCTGAAAAAACCGATTGCTTCCTCCTCCGGTTATCCATATTCAATCGTCAGATCTCAACCATCCACACCATAATCAACCAAAGGAGGAGGTTAATTTCTCCAATTTCTTCATcgtttttcttttccaatttcaTTCATCTTTTCTGATTATTCAATTTACCGATTCACTGAATTTTAACATTTATCGTGTTTCCTGTTAGTCATAACTGAATCTGTTATTAACTGAATTAGTAATTGGATCCATTAATTCATGTATTTATTCCTTTGAATTTGGTTTCTAATTGTGTGGATTTTGTGTATGTGAGTGTGATTGATGATCGGTTAGAATTTTTGTTTTTAGGAAACAAGAGGGAATAATGACGGATGACAAAGCAGTTGAGGAAgttgaaaagaaagagaaaagtcCTACTGCTGCTGCTgggaatgaaaagaaaaagggaaaaggaTTCTTTTCTCGAATTTGGACTGGATTCTTTAGGTTTTTTAGGTTACACGGCGATGATTTTGAGAAACGCCTTCAGCATATTTCTAAAGAGGAAGCTTCTATTATTGCTAAAGTCGCCAGGAGATCGCGATCAAGGAGGCGCGTGTCCCGCAATCTCATTGTATTTTCTATTATATTTGAGGTATTATGATATATTTTAGTGGTTTCTTTCATTTTTGGAAACTTTCagttattgctttaattatttGTAGGAACTAGAATTTTAACTTATCTAGTAAAAATATTAGAGTGTTGAGGTAACACCTATAGTCCAGAAGATGGAAAATAGACTTTGGTGGTTTGGGCATGTAGAGAGATGACCTGTAGATTCTGTGGTAAGGAGACTAGATCATATGGAGAGAAGTCAAACAATTAGAGGAAGAGGAAGATCTAGAAAGACTATAAGAGAAAttattattaagaaagatctcaagATCTCAAGTCAAACAATTTGGTTTAATATTAGTTACTAGTTAGTAGTTACTAGTTCATATTAGTTATCGATTTTGATCGAATAGCTAATTAAATGATTATTTGGTATCTATCAGTAAGTAAATTGCTGACTTGCTGCCATGCCCCTAAAATGTAGCCTTTTTTTTCGTTGTaatgaaaaatatgattttgCTGAAAATAGTTTCAACTTTCAGGTCATTGCTGTAGGTTATGCTATTATGACAACACGATCTGTGGGTATCGATTGGAAAATGAGGGCAATCCGGGTTTTACCAATGTTTCTTTTGCCTGCACTATCAACTGCTGCTTATTCAGCATTTATCAGCTTCACAAGAATGTGTAAGTGTTAGAAGCTTTTATTCAGCATTTATTTCTTCTTTCACAATCAGGGCTTCAAATGTACGATGTGTGTTCTACTGTGATTGAGTTTACTCTAGTGTTGCTTTGTTTGCAGCTGTCATATATGTGAATGAAATCTTAACTTTCATGTCGTCATTCTCAATTTTAATATCATCTAGTGGTCTTGTTTATGATATAAACTAAACATTTTATAATCACAAGGAGTTATAAATTCATCGCCAATTACAATTTCTGCCAGTTTTCTTAACTATGAGAAATGCCCTCATAATTGTTAGAGCCAGCGGAAAAGTCTGCAGTTCAGTACTTCTTGAAATGAATAGTTTTGATGAAAGAATTTCCTCATGCTATCAATCAATGAATCCAGGGTATTCAATCATGTACAGACAGTTTATGAAACTTGTGTGTATAGAAAATTGCTTGAAGGAGTAGcatttaatttgataaagaaatttGTTGCTATCAATAATAAGTTATAAAGGCTGTAATGATTTGAACATCAATAAGTGACGAATAAAATTTCCTAATTTTGTTGGTTTAATTCATAATGTGTGACTATGTATGTAGGTGATCAAAGGGACCAAAATGTTCTTGAAAAGCTTCGAGCTGAAAGGCAAGCAAAAATTGACGAGCTCAAAGAAAAAACAAACTATTACTCCACACAACAGCTTATTCAGGTgattgtttgaagaattgaaacaAGGAACAAGGATTGTTACATGGTTTTCAATATGCTACATAATTTTAATGCTGTTTGGAGCAGACAAAATAAATTTGAGACTTGGTGAACACAATGTGGTCTATGAAGGTTCAATGATGTGAAAATCTAAGTTGATAGGCACAACACATTAGTTCATTTTCAGAATCTTATCAGAGTTTGATGACAGGCCTCCTAATTCTCAGTTAGGTTTTTTTTGTACATGGAAGAATCAATGATTTGAACATACAACATGACTAATTGAATCAAATTTCCATTATTCATTATGAATTAAGCCCATGCGTGTGCTTTAAACTATGTTACAGAGAGTAGCTTTTGATGGTATATATTCACTTCTGCTCTACGATTGCTGACTATTATACCTGTGATGATGTACAGAGATATGATCCAGACCCAGCCGCAAAGGCAGCTGCTGCAACTGTTTTGGCGTCTAAATTGGGTGCAGATTCTGGTTTGCAATGGTACATGGGTGAGGACTCCAATCGCAGCGGTGCTTCAACAGGGAAAAGCAATGATGTTGAACTTGTGCAGTCCTCTGGACTTCGAAATCGGAAACAAGCTCAAACTAGATCCACTGGTACAGGGACAACCTCACCAAATTTTGCTGATCAACAATTagtaggttcaggttcaggtggattCGATCAAACCCCGGGGTCTGAGTATAATCAACATGTTGTTGTTGAACATCAACCTCAAAGTTCAAACCCACAAGATGCAGGATGGATTGCAAGAATTGCAGCGTTGCTTGTGGGTGAGGATCCAACTCAATCTTATGCTCTCATATGCGGCAACTGCCACATGCATAACGGTAAGGGGCTGGGTTTTATCGTTTATGCTGTTGTCCCTTTTGCATTTATTGCAGGAAAAACATATGATTGTTATTAACATTGATGAATAGTACATTAACGAAGAagaatgtattttattttatctatttatttatgttCAGGTCTTGCTCGAAAGGAGGATTTCCCATTTATCACTTATTACTGCCCGCATTGCCAAGCGCTGAACAAACCAAAGCAATTGGACGGTGTCTCCGGCCTTCCTTCCCCTAATTCGAGGTCTGTGCAAATGGAAGAACGTATATTGGCTCTTCCTTCCCCTAATGCGGACGGTTCTGTGCAATTGGACGGACATATCTCTGGCCTTCCTTCCCCTAATGCGGGGTCTGTGCAATTGGATGAACACGCCTCGGGCCTTCCTTCTCCCCAAACAGGCGACAGTGACGCAGTTTTAAATGCTAGTGCTTCTGCTACAGAGAGCACAATCACAGGCAATAGTCCCGTAAACGGCAGCCCTGAGATTGAGGAAGTATCAGAAAGGACAAGTTTAGAGGAGAAAACTGATTGAAATAGCAGCTTCTTTTGGTGATTTGGGTGTTGGAATGTCATGTTTTACCCCTTGTTCCATGGCAGGAGCTGACTATAAGGGGAGAAACTATGCAATTGGTTTCCTTTGTTGGTTTTGCTACACGAAGAGTGCTGAAATACTTTGATACATATTGTGATTTGTTATACATAGATTAGATGGATTGCTTGTGAGATAAGGCAATTTTGGCTTTTTGGTATTCTTTAAAACGTGAGAGAAGTTTTGAAAACTGAGTTATATCCATATTGTGCATTCCTATTTCCTACCATAATATCTCCATTTTTTTTAAGGCTGTGTTTGTTTCCGCGTTGGAATTGTCCAGTGCGTACCTTCGCTGCTTCGCATTGACCGTTTATAGCTTCCAAATTATCATGATCGATAGTTGTTGCGAGTTGCGACACTCGGAAAAATAGCATAAGAATTTTGGTGTAtaaatgtatatatatttttaaaggtgaattcttatttacccaactcaaaaagttgggtaaggttacctttagtgtaaaatgcattgaaaacatcaaTCAATTattctatataataaataattaaatacataaaaattaaatggtgtcatttgattggtggaaggtacactacccatctttttgtgatgggtagagaagtt
Encoded proteins:
- the LOC131660542 gene encoding uncharacterized protein At2g24330-like; this encodes MTDDKAVEEVEKKEKSPTAAAGNEKKKGKGFFSRIWTGFFRFFRLHGDDFEKRLQHISKEEASIIAKVARRSRSRRRVSRNLIVFSIIFEVIAVGYAIMTTRSVGIDWKMRAIRVLPMFLLPALSTAAYSAFISFTRMCDQRDQNVLEKLRAERQAKIDELKEKTNYYSTQQLIQRYDPDPAAKAAAATVLASKLGADSGLQWYMGEDSNRSGASTGKSNDVELVQSSGLRNRKQAQTRSTGTGTTSPNFADQQLVGSGSGGFDQTPGSEYNQHVVVEHQPQSSNPQDAGWIARIAALLVGEDPTQSYALICGNCHMHNGLARKEDFPFITYYCPHCQALNKPKQLDGVSGLPSPNSRSVQMEERILALPSPNADGSVQLDGHISGLPSPNAGSVQLDEHASGLPSPQTGDSDAVLNASASATESTITGNSPVNGSPEIEEVSERTSLEEKTD